Proteins encoded together in one Coffea arabica cultivar ET-39 chromosome 2c, Coffea Arabica ET-39 HiFi, whole genome shotgun sequence window:
- the LOC113727647 gene encoding histone H2A.1 yields MDATKPTKGAGGRKGGERKKAVTKSVKAGLQFPVGRIARYLKKGRYAQRTGIGAPIYMAAVLEYLAAEVLELAGNAARDNKKNRINPRHVLLAVRNDEELGKLLQGVTIASGGVLPNINPVLLPKKTAASEEKAATKQSKSPKKA; encoded by the exons atggacgCAACAAAGCCAACCAAGGGCGCCGGTGGAAGAAAGGGCGGCGAGAGGAAGAAGGCGGTTACAAAATCCGTCAAAGCAGGGCTCCAGTTTCCAGTGGGTCGCATCGCCCGATATCTGAAAAAAGGTCGTTATGCTCAGCGCACCGGTATCGGCGCTCCCATCTACATGGCCGCCGTTCTCGAGTACCTCGCTGCTGAG GTGTTGGAATTGGCTGGGAATGCGGCTAGGGATAACAAGAAGAACAGGATAAACCCTAGGCACGTGCTGTTGGCGGTGAGGAACGACGAAGAATTGGGGAAATTGCTGCAAGGGGTGACGATTGCGAGCGGTGGAGTTTTGCCGAATATAAATCCGGTTCTGTTGCCGAAGAAGACCGCTGCTTCGGAGGAGAAGGCGGCGACTAAGCAGTCCAAGTCTCCAAAGAAAGCTTAG